In a genomic window of Streptomyces katrae:
- a CDS encoding beta-N-acetylhexosaminidase has product MRVLRRTLGTLVALAAVWPSAACTAAHGDDAKPAAAAVLTPYQRLLPAPAAVRAEGPGYAFGAGTVIRTGGPGAPEEVRRIGELLAEQLRGPTGLPLPVVDGPGGPGGSGGSGGEDGGGDGVRLRLDGGAADLGEEGYRLRTTATGVTLTARTPAGLFHAGQTLRQLLPARGAGTVPGGTVTDTPRFAYRGAMIDVARHHFPVEQVERYVDQLAQYKINTLHVHLTDDQGWRIAVDSWPRLAEYGGASEVGGGPGGSWSKDDYRELVAYAADRYVTLVPEIDMPGHVNAAQAAYGELTCDGKAPARYTGVKVGFSSLCVGKERTYEFIDDVLGELAALTPGPYLHIGGDEAHSTPAADYARFMDRAQAVVARHGKTVMAWHQLASARPAPGAVLQYWGHDRTPAAEKAAVAAAAKAGHRVVLSPADHAYLDMKYDQQTRPGLAWAGYVPAQRAYAWNPGSYLPDVPESAVLGVEAPLWTETISTRADWELMAFPRLLSLAELAWSPPAALNWTTHRQRLASQGPRLDAQDITYYRAPEVPWP; this is encoded by the coding sequence ATGAGAGTCCTGCGCCGCACGCTCGGCACCCTCGTGGCCCTGGCCGCCGTCTGGCCCTCCGCCGCCTGCACCGCCGCCCACGGGGACGACGCCAAGCCGGCCGCCGCCGCCGTTCTCACCCCGTACCAGCGGCTCCTGCCGGCGCCGGCGGCCGTGCGCGCCGAGGGGCCCGGCTACGCCTTCGGGGCGGGCACGGTCATCCGTACGGGAGGGCCGGGCGCCCCTGAGGAGGTCCGGCGGATCGGCGAGCTCCTCGCGGAGCAGCTGCGCGGGCCGACCGGGCTGCCGCTGCCGGTGGTGGACGGGCCGGGCGGGCCGGGCGGGTCGGGCGGGTCGGGCGGTGAGGACGGTGGCGGCGACGGGGTGAGGCTGCGGCTGGACGGCGGCGCGGCGGACCTGGGCGAGGAGGGCTACCGGCTCCGGACCACCGCCACGGGCGTCACCCTCACCGCCCGCACCCCGGCCGGTCTCTTCCACGCGGGCCAGACGCTGCGGCAGCTGCTGCCGGCACGGGGCGCGGGGACGGTCCCGGGCGGGACGGTGACGGACACCCCGCGCTTCGCCTACCGCGGTGCCATGATCGACGTCGCCCGGCACCACTTCCCGGTCGAGCAGGTGGAGCGGTACGTCGACCAGCTCGCCCAGTACAAGATCAACACCCTGCACGTGCACCTCACCGACGACCAGGGCTGGCGGATCGCCGTCGACTCCTGGCCCCGGCTCGCCGAGTACGGCGGCGCGAGCGAGGTGGGCGGCGGGCCCGGCGGCTCCTGGTCCAAGGACGACTACCGCGAACTGGTCGCCTACGCGGCGGACCGCTACGTCACCCTCGTCCCGGAGATCGACATGCCGGGCCACGTCAACGCCGCCCAGGCCGCCTACGGCGAGCTGACCTGCGACGGCAAGGCGCCCGCGCGCTACACCGGCGTCAAGGTCGGCTTCAGCTCGCTGTGCGTGGGCAAGGAGCGCACGTACGAGTTCATCGACGACGTCCTCGGTGAACTCGCCGCCCTCACCCCCGGCCCCTACCTCCACATCGGCGGCGACGAGGCCCACTCCACCCCGGCGGCGGACTACGCCAGGTTCATGGACCGCGCCCAGGCGGTGGTGGCCCGGCACGGCAAGACGGTGATGGCCTGGCACCAGCTCGCCTCGGCCCGCCCGGCACCGGGCGCGGTCCTCCAGTACTGGGGCCACGACCGCACCCCCGCCGCGGAGAAGGCGGCGGTGGCCGCGGCCGCCAAGGCGGGCCACCGGGTGGTCCTCTCCCCGGCGGACCACGCCTACCTGGACATGAAGTACGACCAGCAGACCCGCCCGGGCCTGGCGTGGGCCGGGTACGTCCCCGCCCAGCGCGCCTACGCCTGGAACCCGGGCTCCTACCTCCCCGACGTCCCCGAATCCGCGGTCCTGGGCGTGGAGGCCCCCCTCTGGACGGAGACCATCTCCACCCGCGCCGACTGGGAACTGATGGCCTTCCCCCGCCTCCTCAGCCTCGCGGAACTCGCCTGGTCCCCGCCCGCCGCCCTGAACTGGACCACCCACCGCCAGCGCCTGGCGTCCCAGGGCCCCCGCCTGGACGCCCAGGACATCACCTACTACCGCGCCCCGGAGGTGCCGTGGCCGTAG
- a CDS encoding DUF4429 domain-containing protein, which translates to MAEIIQKDGTWTFDGDTVRIVPGRDKGVGLLRQQLGEVVVPLRAIGGISYEPGRKSGRLRLRLRDGADPLLQVTGGRLPESSDPYRLGVEPDRTGVAEYFVDEVRSALLLEQVDPGPSDAYLLPGPAVPISVGAGDGTASFDGDRVVLDWNWTTEEAKASGGPREFRVADVRTVEWTPSKGLENGWLRFTLTGAPPAPAPKYDPHTVELFGFKKDPLMALVAAAVAVRMPHPAAPAPQVPAPAPVPLAEAAPALAGEPADHDTLLRRLRELGELHQSGVLTADEFTAAKAAILGGF; encoded by the coding sequence ATGGCGGAAATCATCCAGAAGGACGGTACTTGGACCTTCGACGGGGACACGGTGCGCATCGTGCCGGGCCGCGACAAGGGGGTGGGGCTGCTGCGGCAGCAGCTCGGTGAGGTGGTCGTGCCGCTGCGCGCGATCGGGGGGATCAGTTACGAGCCGGGCCGCAAGTCGGGGCGGCTGCGGCTGCGCCTGCGGGACGGCGCGGACCCGCTGCTCCAGGTGACCGGCGGACGGCTGCCGGAGTCCTCGGACCCGTACCGGCTGGGCGTGGAGCCGGACCGGACCGGGGTGGCGGAGTACTTCGTCGACGAGGTGCGCAGCGCCCTGCTGCTGGAGCAGGTGGATCCCGGCCCGTCGGACGCCTATCTGCTGCCGGGCCCGGCGGTGCCGATCTCGGTCGGCGCGGGCGACGGGACGGCCTCCTTCGACGGCGACCGGGTGGTGCTGGACTGGAACTGGACCACCGAGGAGGCGAAGGCCTCGGGCGGTCCGCGCGAGTTCCGGGTCGCGGACGTGCGGACGGTGGAATGGACCCCCTCGAAGGGGCTGGAGAACGGCTGGCTTCGGTTCACTCTCACGGGTGCCCCGCCGGCCCCCGCGCCCAAGTACGACCCGCACACGGTGGAGCTCTTCGGCTTCAAGAAGGACCCGCTGATGGCCCTGGTCGCGGCGGCGGTGGCGGTACGGATGCCGCACCCGGCGGCCCCGGCTCCGCAGGTCCCCGCCCCCGCCCCCGTCCCCCTGGCGGAGGCGGCCCCGGCCCTGGCGGGCGAGCCGGCGGACCACGACACCCTGCTGCGGCGTCTGCGCGAGCTGGGGGAGCTGCACCAGAGCGGGGTCCTCACCGCGGACGAGTTCACGGCGGCGAAGGCCGCCATTCTGGGCGGTTTCTAA
- the glmS gene encoding glutamine--fructose-6-phosphate transaminase (isomerizing), with protein MCGIVGYIGKRDVAPLLLEGLQRLEYRGYDSAGIVVNSPKSAALKVVKAKGRVRDLESRVPKRFAGTTGIAHTRWATHGAPSDINSHPHLDAENKVAVVHNGIVDNAAELRAKLEADGVVFVSETDTEVLVHLIARSQAVTLEEKVREALKVVEGTYGIAVMHADFADRIVVARNGSPVVLGIGEKEMFVASDVAALVAHTRQVVTLDDGEMATLKADDFRTYTTSGTTTTATPETVEWEAASYDMGGHDTYMHKEISEQPDAVDRVLRGRIDDRFSTVHLGGLNLDPREARGIRRVKILGCGTSYHAGMIGAGLIESLARIPADAEPASEFRYRNPVVDPDTLYIAVSQSGETYDVLAAVQELKRKGARVLGVVNVVGSAIAREADGGVYVHAGPEVCVVSTKCFTNTVTAFALLALHLGRIRDLSVADGKRIIEGLRKLPGQIQEILEGEEDIKKLAAEYAEAKSMMFIGRVRGYPVALEASLKLKEISYIHAEAYPASELKHGPLALIEPAMPTVAIVPDDDLLEKNRAALEEIKARSGRILAVAHRVQEKADHTILVPKNEDELDPILMGIPLQLLAYHTALALGRDIDKPRNLAKSVTVE; from the coding sequence ATGTGCGGAATCGTCGGTTACATCGGCAAGCGTGACGTGGCACCACTGCTGCTGGAAGGCCTCCAGCGGCTCGAATACCGCGGCTACGACTCGGCGGGCATCGTCGTCAACAGCCCGAAGTCGGCAGCCCTGAAGGTCGTCAAGGCCAAGGGCCGGGTCCGCGACCTGGAGTCCCGCGTCCCCAAGCGCTTCGCCGGCACCACCGGCATCGCCCACACCCGCTGGGCCACCCACGGCGCGCCGAGCGACATCAACTCGCACCCGCACCTGGACGCCGAGAACAAGGTCGCGGTCGTCCACAACGGCATCGTCGACAACGCCGCCGAGCTCCGCGCCAAGCTGGAGGCCGACGGTGTGGTCTTCGTCTCCGAGACCGACACCGAGGTGCTCGTCCACCTGATCGCCCGCTCCCAGGCCGTCACCCTGGAGGAGAAGGTCCGCGAGGCGCTCAAGGTCGTCGAGGGCACCTACGGCATCGCCGTCATGCACGCCGACTTCGCCGACCGCATCGTCGTCGCCCGCAACGGCTCCCCGGTCGTCCTCGGCATCGGCGAGAAGGAGATGTTCGTCGCCTCGGACGTCGCCGCGCTCGTCGCCCACACCCGCCAGGTCGTCACCCTCGACGACGGCGAGATGGCCACCCTCAAGGCCGACGACTTCCGCACGTACACCACCAGCGGCACGACGACCACCGCCACGCCCGAGACCGTGGAGTGGGAGGCCGCCTCCTACGACATGGGCGGCCACGACACGTACATGCACAAGGAGATCTCCGAGCAGCCCGACGCGGTCGACCGCGTGCTGCGCGGCCGGATCGACGACCGCTTCTCCACCGTCCACCTGGGCGGCCTGAACCTGGACCCGCGCGAGGCCCGCGGCATCCGCCGGGTCAAGATCCTCGGCTGCGGCACCTCGTACCACGCGGGCATGATCGGCGCCGGCCTCATCGAGAGCCTGGCCCGCATCCCCGCCGACGCCGAGCCGGCCTCCGAGTTCCGCTACCGCAACCCGGTCGTGGACCCCGACACCCTCTACATCGCCGTCTCCCAGTCCGGTGAGACCTACGACGTGCTCGCGGCGGTGCAGGAGCTCAAGCGCAAGGGCGCCCGCGTCCTCGGCGTGGTCAACGTGGTCGGCTCGGCCATCGCCCGCGAGGCCGACGGCGGCGTGTACGTGCACGCCGGCCCCGAGGTCTGCGTCGTGTCCACCAAGTGCTTCACGAACACCGTCACCGCCTTCGCCCTGCTCGCCCTGCACCTGGGCCGCATCCGCGACCTGTCCGTCGCCGACGGCAAGCGGATCATCGAGGGCCTGCGCAAGCTCCCCGGCCAGATCCAGGAGATCCTGGAGGGCGAGGAGGACATCAAGAAGCTGGCGGCCGAGTACGCCGAGGCCAAGTCGATGATGTTCATCGGCCGGGTGCGCGGCTACCCGGTGGCCCTGGAGGCCTCCCTGAAGCTGAAGGAGATCTCCTACATCCACGCCGAGGCCTACCCGGCCTCCGAGCTCAAGCACGGCCCGCTCGCGCTCATCGAGCCGGCGATGCCGACGGTCGCGATCGTCCCGGACGACGACCTGCTGGAGAAGAACCGCGCGGCGCTGGAGGAGATCAAGGCCCGCAGCGGCCGGATCCTGGCGGTCGCCCACCGGGTGCAGGAGAAGGCCGACCACACGATCCTCGTCCCGAAGAACGAGGACGAGCTGGACCCGATCCTGATGGGCATCCCGCTCCAGCTGCTGGCGTACCACACCGCCCTGGCCCTGGGCCGGGACATCGACAAGCCGCGCAACCTGGCGAAGTCGGTCACGGTCGAGTAG
- a CDS encoding GPR1/FUN34/YaaH family transporter: MDNGVSAGSTASTSTLGNIALGLTLLAFGIGHTGVLSGVTAANSVSLAMYVGGAALFLLGLLEYRGGNGFNGTAFAGLGIFWFTWAKGAGATVSDEAAGTFLVLFAMLALTLTLAAASGLFGQGVYGLLTLALILLAIGAFADSAGLAKAGGWVAAVSGLLAWYGATATLAHWPMALGKSAGRGAVAAG; the protein is encoded by the coding sequence GTGGACAATGGTGTCTCTGCGGGAAGCACGGCCTCGACTTCGACCCTGGGGAACATCGCCCTGGGTCTCACCCTTCTCGCGTTCGGTATCGGCCACACCGGCGTCCTGTCCGGTGTCACCGCTGCCAACTCCGTGTCGCTCGCGATGTACGTCGGCGGCGCGGCCCTCTTCCTCCTCGGTCTCCTGGAATACCGGGGCGGCAACGGGTTCAACGGCACCGCGTTCGCGGGCCTGGGCATCTTCTGGTTCACCTGGGCCAAGGGCGCGGGGGCCACGGTGTCCGACGAGGCGGCCGGAACGTTTCTGGTCCTCTTCGCGATGCTCGCGCTGACCCTCACGCTCGCCGCCGCGAGCGGTCTGTTCGGCCAGGGCGTCTACGGACTGCTCACCCTCGCCCTGATCCTGCTGGCCATAGGCGCCTTCGCGGACAGCGCGGGCCTGGCCAAGGCCGGCGGCTGGGTCGCGGCCGTGTCCGGCCTGCTGGCCTGGTACGGGGCCACGGCGACGCTGGCGCACTGGCCGATGGCCCTCGGCAAGTCGGCCGGAAGGGGAGCGGTCGCGGCGGGCTGA
- a CDS encoding universal stress protein: MAGHEFFEPADRKRKHQFADSASSDLRAVEQTRLPCDPAFRHGVVVGFDGSTSSERALAYAIGMARRSGSGLIIVHVANRLPTTVWAGCEPPVFVDVPDHRTEVLGLELACADYLSEVPWILVERGGDICHELEEVGREYSADAIVVGSTHGLVGRIFGSVAGRLAKRAQRPVVVIP; the protein is encoded by the coding sequence ATGGCCGGTCACGAATTCTTCGAACCCGCGGACCGCAAGCGCAAGCACCAATTCGCCGATTCCGCATCGAGCGACCTGCGCGCGGTGGAACAGACACGCCTGCCCTGCGACCCTGCCTTCCGGCACGGGGTGGTGGTGGGCTTCGACGGCTCCACGTCCAGTGAGCGCGCCCTCGCCTACGCGATCGGCATGGCCCGGCGCTCCGGCTCCGGCCTGATCATCGTGCACGTGGCGAACCGGCTCCCCACGACGGTGTGGGCCGGCTGCGAGCCCCCGGTCTTCGTGGACGTGCCGGACCACCGCACCGAGGTGCTGGGCCTGGAGCTCGCCTGCGCGGACTACCTCTCCGAGGTGCCGTGGATCCTGGTGGAGCGGGGCGGGGACATCTGCCACGAGCTGGAGGAGGTCGGCCGGGAGTACTCGGCGGACGCCATCGTGGTCGGTTCCACTCACGGTCTGGTCGGCCGCATCTTCGGCTCGGTCGCGGGGCGTCTGGCCAAGCGGGCGCAGCGACCCGTCGTTGTCATTCCGTGA
- a CDS encoding helix-turn-helix domain-containing protein, which produces MSQDSTAVIADAGRKLAGRRRREIVAVLLFSGGPIFESSIPLSVFGIDRQDAGVPRYRLLVCAGEDGPLRTTGGLELTAPYGLEAIARAGTVVVPAWRSITSPPPPEALDALRLAHEEGARIVGLCTGAFVLAAAGLLDGRPATTHWMYAPTLAKRYPSVHVDPRELFVDDGDVLTSAGTAAGIDLCLHIVRTDHGSEAAGALARRLVVPPRRTGGQERYLDRSLPEEIGADPLAEVVAWALEHLHEQFDVETLAARAYMSRRTFDRRFRSLTGSAPLQWLITQRVLQAQRLLETSDYSVDEVAGRCGFRSPVALRGHFRRQLGSSPAAYRSAYRARRPQADVSPVSEISGTALPHQRTPQPQRAAAALAASGPSVTELYAPGRVLREHA; this is translated from the coding sequence ATGAGCCAGGATTCCACCGCAGTCATCGCCGACGCGGGCAGGAAGCTCGCGGGGCGTCGCCGCAGAGAGATCGTCGCCGTGCTGCTGTTCAGCGGCGGGCCGATCTTCGAGAGTTCCATTCCGCTGTCCGTGTTCGGCATCGACCGCCAGGACGCCGGAGTGCCGCGCTACCGGCTGCTCGTGTGCGCCGGGGAGGACGGTCCGCTGCGGACCACCGGCGGACTCGAACTGACCGCGCCGTACGGGCTGGAGGCCATCGCCCGCGCGGGCACGGTCGTCGTCCCGGCCTGGCGCTCCATCACCTCCCCCCCGCCGCCGGAGGCGCTCGACGCCCTGCGGCTGGCGCACGAGGAGGGCGCCCGGATCGTCGGCCTGTGCACGGGTGCGTTCGTGCTCGCCGCCGCCGGACTGCTGGACGGCCGGCCCGCGACGACGCACTGGATGTACGCGCCGACGCTGGCCAAGCGCTACCCGTCCGTCCACGTCGACCCGCGCGAGCTGTTCGTCGACGACGGCGACGTGCTGACCTCCGCCGGTACCGCGGCCGGAATCGACCTGTGCCTGCACATCGTGCGCACGGACCACGGCAGCGAGGCGGCCGGGGCGCTGGCCCGCCGGCTCGTCGTCCCGCCGCGCCGCACCGGCGGCCAGGAGCGCTACCTCGACCGGTCGCTGCCCGAGGAGATCGGCGCCGACCCGCTCGCCGAGGTCGTGGCCTGGGCGCTGGAGCACCTGCACGAGCAGTTCGACGTGGAGACGCTGGCCGCCCGCGCCTACATGAGCCGGCGCACCTTCGACCGCCGGTTCCGCTCGCTGACCGGCAGCGCGCCGCTCCAGTGGCTGATCACCCAGCGGGTGCTCCAGGCACAGCGGCTGCTGGAGACCTCCGACTACTCGGTCGACGAGGTCGCCGGACGCTGCGGCTTCCGCTCGCCGGTCGCCCTGCGCGGCCACTTCCGCCGGCAGCTGGGGTCCTCCCCGGCCGCCTACCGCTCCGCCTACCGGGCGCGCCGGCCGCAGGCCGACGTGTCCCCCGTGTCGGAGATCTCCGGGACCGCGCTGCCGCACCAGCGGACCCCGCAGCCCCAGCGGGCCGCGGCGGCCCTGGCCGCGTCCGGTCCGAGCGTGACGGAGCTCTACGCCCCGGGCCGGGTGCTGCGCGAACACGCGTAG
- the orn gene encoding oligoribonuclease — translation MNDRMVWIDCEMTGLSLTDDALIEVAALVTDSELNVLGEGVDIVIRPPDAALENMPDVVREMHTASGLLDELAGGTTLADAEAQVLAYVREHVKEPRKAPLCGNSVGTDRGFLSRDMPALEAHLHYRIVDVSSVKELARRWYPRAYFNSPPKNGNHRALADIKESIAELRYYREAVFVPQPGPDSDTAKAIAAKHVVADE, via the coding sequence ATGAACGATCGCATGGTGTGGATCGACTGCGAGATGACCGGGCTCTCGTTGACGGACGACGCACTTATCGAGGTGGCCGCGCTGGTCACCGACTCGGAGCTCAACGTGCTCGGCGAAGGCGTGGACATCGTGATCCGCCCGCCGGACGCGGCCCTGGAGAACATGCCGGACGTGGTGCGCGAGATGCACACCGCCTCCGGCCTGCTCGACGAGCTGGCCGGCGGCACGACCCTGGCCGACGCGGAGGCACAGGTCCTGGCGTACGTGCGTGAGCACGTCAAGGAGCCGCGCAAGGCACCGCTGTGCGGGAACTCCGTCGGCACCGACCGCGGCTTCCTGTCGCGCGACATGCCGGCCCTGGAGGCCCACCTGCACTACCGGATCGTCGACGTGTCCTCGGTCAAGGAGCTGGCGCGCCGCTGGTACCCGCGGGCGTACTTCAACAGTCCGCCGAAGAACGGCAACCACCGGGCGCTCGCGGACATCAAGGAGTCCATCGCCGAGCTGCGGTACTACCGCGAGGCGGTCTTCGTCCCGCAGCCCGGACCGGACTCGGACACGGCGAAGGCCATCGCCGCCAAGCACGTGGTCGCCGACGAGTAG
- a CDS encoding MFS transporter, protein MKAGFRGVFALGGTTLPLYAFLARLPAALCPIGTLLLINDRDGIGDAGTVAAALWLGQTLGGPVIGRLADRRGHRPVLLAACAANGLVLALLVCAVLGGLPLAARIGLAVAAGLTVPQVGPLARARWARLAGPDRALLGSALSFDTTLDEASFMVGPALAGILAVTVHPASALMLAAVLILVFGTLFALHPSAPGPATGRGGRAGVRLWSPGLALLFALAVLQGAAWSGANTGVNALAKSLGQGGTAGLVWAAMAVTSSAAGFVTVARPGSADLVTRLRWTIGLQAVLTLPLLAVTGPWGAAAAVAGIGLAVAPHLIALFGLVERTGPELRMGEAMTVVGSGLIVGQALAAAASGPLAAAYGHRAAFAVSCAAVTASAILALTAGGRLRPARL, encoded by the coding sequence GTGAAGGCCGGATTCCGCGGGGTGTTCGCACTCGGCGGCACGACCCTGCCCCTGTACGCGTTCCTCGCCCGGCTCCCCGCCGCGCTCTGCCCCATCGGAACGCTGCTGCTCATCAACGACCGCGACGGGATCGGCGACGCCGGGACCGTGGCCGCCGCCCTCTGGCTGGGCCAGACCCTGGGCGGCCCGGTGATCGGCCGGCTCGCCGACCGGCGCGGCCACCGCCCGGTCCTGCTGGCCGCCTGCGCCGCGAACGGCCTGGTCCTGGCCCTGCTGGTCTGCGCCGTCCTGGGCGGGCTGCCGCTGGCCGCCCGGATCGGGCTCGCCGTCGCGGCCGGGCTGACCGTTCCGCAGGTGGGGCCGCTGGCGCGGGCCCGCTGGGCGCGGCTGGCCGGCCCCGACCGGGCGCTGCTGGGGTCGGCGCTGTCCTTCGACACCACCCTCGACGAGGCCTCCTTCATGGTGGGGCCCGCGCTGGCCGGGATCCTGGCGGTGACCGTGCACCCGGCCTCGGCGCTGATGCTGGCCGCCGTCCTGATCCTGGTGTTCGGGACCCTGTTCGCCCTGCACCCCAGCGCGCCCGGGCCGGCGACGGGGCGGGGCGGGCGGGCCGGCGTACGGCTGTGGTCGCCGGGGCTGGCCCTGCTGTTCGCGCTGGCCGTGCTCCAGGGGGCCGCGTGGAGCGGGGCCAACACGGGGGTCAACGCCCTCGCGAAGTCCCTGGGCCAGGGCGGTACGGCCGGGCTGGTGTGGGCGGCGATGGCGGTGACCAGTTCGGCCGCCGGTTTCGTCACGGTGGCCCGGCCCGGGTCGGCGGACCTGGTGACGCGGCTGCGGTGGACGATCGGGCTCCAGGCGGTGCTCACACTGCCGCTGCTCGCGGTGACCGGGCCCTGGGGGGCGGCCGCGGCCGTCGCCGGGATCGGGCTCGCGGTGGCCCCGCACCTGATCGCCCTGTTCGGGCTGGTGGAGCGGACCGGACCGGAACTGCGGATGGGCGAGGCGATGACGGTGGTGGGCAGCGGCCTGATCGTCGGCCAGGCCCTGGCCGCGGCGGCGTCCGGCCCCCTGGCCGCCGCGTACGGCCACCGGGCGGCGTTCGCCGTGTCCTGCGCGGCGGTGACCGCCTCGGCGATACTGGCCCTCACGGCGGGCGGCAGGCTCCGGCCGGCCAGGCTCTAG
- a CDS encoding NADPH-dependent F420 reductase, with protein sequence MRYAVLGTGIVGRTVAARLASLGHEVVIGTRDPRATLDRAEYAAWQEAHPSVALAAFPEAARHGETLVNATGGRVSVEALTEADAAHLDGKVLIDIANPLDFSHGFPPRLDPVGDDSLGELIQRTFPQLRVVKTLNTMNCQIMVDPARVPGEHSVFLSGDDSDAKKAVHALLVSFGWPEASIIDLGGIETARGTEMLLPVWLRLMGTLGHADFNFHIQTAHPSS encoded by the coding sequence ATGCGTTACGCAGTTCTCGGCACCGGAATCGTCGGCCGTACGGTGGCCGCCCGCCTGGCCTCCCTGGGCCACGAGGTGGTCATCGGCACCCGTGACCCGCGGGCCACCCTCGACCGGGCGGAGTACGCCGCATGGCAGGAGGCCCACCCGTCGGTCGCCCTCGCCGCCTTCCCGGAGGCCGCACGGCACGGCGAGACGCTGGTCAACGCCACCGGCGGACGGGTCAGCGTCGAGGCGCTGACCGAGGCCGACGCCGCCCACCTCGACGGCAAGGTCCTCATCGACATCGCGAACCCGCTGGACTTCTCGCACGGCTTCCCGCCCCGCCTGGACCCGGTCGGCGACGACAGCCTCGGCGAGCTGATCCAGCGCACCTTCCCGCAGCTGCGGGTGGTCAAGACCCTCAACACCATGAACTGCCAGATCATGGTCGACCCCGCCCGGGTCCCCGGCGAGCACTCCGTCTTCCTCTCCGGCGACGACTCCGACGCGAAGAAGGCCGTCCACGCCCTGCTGGTCTCCTTCGGCTGGCCGGAAGCGTCGATCATCGATCTCGGCGGCATCGAGACCGCACGCGGCACGGAGATGCTGCTGCCGGTGTGGCTGCGTCTGATGGGAACCCTGGGACACGCGGACTTCAACTTCCACATCCAGACGGCCCACCCTTCCTCCTGA
- a CDS encoding sensor histidine kinase gives MRWALVKVCLAVTTMVAVAFAVPLGLVVQEMASDRAFSNAERQAATMGPTLSITTDPVQLRKAVESTEMGAARRMAVHVPAIGGAAPVDIGDGWAGAHAVAETRSMGRATTAGAAGGGSALLQPIALGSGDIAVIEIYVPESEVSNGVATAWLILAGVGLALVVGSVAVADRLGARLVRPAERLADAAHQLGEGRLGARVPEEGPKELRSAAVAFNSMADQVVELLANERELAADLSHRLRTPLTVLRLNAASLGDGPAAEHTRAAVEQLEREVDTIIRTAREQRPPAAAAATAGCDASEVIRDRMAFWSALAEDEGREVRLAGVDRTVRVPVARPELAAALDALLGNVFRHTPEATPFAVDVHDAGDAVIVLVSDAGPGIADPEAALRRGNDGGRDGSTGLGLDIVRRVAESTGGDVRLGRSVLGGTEVRVWLALDDRARRRGPGGRRDRRARGRRRGERTGPTG, from the coding sequence GTGAGATGGGCGCTGGTCAAGGTCTGTCTGGCCGTCACCACCATGGTGGCCGTGGCCTTCGCGGTGCCCCTGGGGCTCGTGGTGCAGGAGATGGCCAGCGACCGGGCCTTCTCCAATGCCGAGCGGCAGGCCGCCACCATGGGGCCGACCCTGTCCATCACCACCGACCCGGTCCAGCTGCGCAAGGCCGTCGAGTCCACCGAGATGGGCGCCGCCCGGCGGATGGCCGTCCACGTCCCCGCCATCGGCGGCGCCGCCCCCGTGGACATCGGCGACGGCTGGGCGGGCGCGCACGCGGTGGCCGAGACCCGCTCCATGGGCCGGGCCACCACCGCCGGGGCCGCCGGCGGGGGCTCCGCGCTGCTCCAGCCCATCGCCCTCGGCTCCGGGGACATCGCCGTCATCGAGATCTACGTACCGGAGAGCGAGGTCAGCAACGGGGTCGCCACCGCCTGGCTGATCCTCGCCGGCGTCGGCCTCGCCCTGGTCGTCGGCTCGGTGGCGGTCGCCGACCGGCTCGGCGCCCGCCTCGTCCGCCCGGCCGAACGGCTCGCGGACGCCGCGCACCAGCTGGGCGAGGGGCGGCTCGGGGCCCGGGTGCCCGAGGAGGGGCCCAAGGAACTGCGTTCGGCGGCCGTCGCGTTCAACTCGATGGCCGACCAGGTCGTCGAACTCCTCGCCAACGAGCGGGAACTCGCCGCCGACCTCTCCCACCGGCTGCGCACCCCGCTGACCGTGCTGCGGCTCAACGCGGCCTCCCTGGGCGACGGCCCGGCCGCCGAACACACCCGGGCGGCGGTGGAGCAGCTGGAGCGCGAGGTCGACACCATCATCCGCACCGCCCGCGAACAGCGGCCCCCCGCCGCCGCGGCGGCCACGGCCGGCTGCGATGCGTCCGAGGTGATCCGCGACCGGATGGCCTTCTGGTCCGCGCTCGCGGAGGACGAGGGGCGCGAGGTGCGGCTCGCGGGCGTGGACCGCACCGTACGGGTGCCGGTGGCCCGGCCCGAGCTGGCGGCCGCCCTCGACGCCCTGCTCGGCAACGTCTTCCGGCACACCCCCGAGGCCACCCCGTTCGCGGTCGACGTCCACGACGCGGGGGACGCCGTGATCGTCCTGGTCTCCGACGCGGGCCCCGGCATCGCCGACCCGGAGGCGGCCCTGCGGCGCGGCAACGACGGGGGCCGCGACGGCTCCACGGGGCTCGGCCTGGACATCGTGCGCCGCGTCGCGGAGTCCACGGGCGGCGACGTACGGCTGGGGCGCTCCGTGCTCGGGGGGACGGAGGTGCGGGTGTGGCTCGCCCTGGACGACCGCGCCCGGCGCCGCGGCCCGGGCGGCCGCCGCGACCGCCGCGCGCGCGGCAGGCGCAGGGGCGAGCGGACCGGCCCGACGGGGTGA